In Macadamia integrifolia cultivar HAES 741 chromosome 5, SCU_Mint_v3, whole genome shotgun sequence, a single window of DNA contains:
- the LOC122079800 gene encoding DDB1- and CUL4-associated factor 8-like isoform X1 yields the protein MSLLGKRARTTSEKSVLWLHQREIGELLPRTFIHTAGASESLVLQLDLYKKLEKHRGCVNTVSFNALGDILVSGSDDRMVKLWDWEAGRVKLSFHSGHTNNVFQAKIMPFTDDRSIVTCAADGQVRHAKIPEHGKVETVMLGKHQGRAHKLAIERGSPHIFYTCGEDGLVQHFDLRTGTATELFTCKSFHDKSRLDGIVHLNTIAMDPRNPNFFAVGGSDEYARIYDIRKYKWDGSTDFGQPADSFCPTHLISNREVGITGLSFSYQSELLVSYNDGHIYLFTRDMGLGPDPIAASSLSGDGEATGPESDSVSIASPSTQNCNKRYMPQVYSGHKNCDTVKGVGFFGPNCDYVVSGSDCGRIFIWRKKDGQLLRAMEGDKEVVNCIEPHPHATFLASSGIDKDVKIWIPKASERSSLPVNLEQLKRPRRRLLYRISSPQELMFQILSLQRQRSRPDSEEEDSAPSRELLELVMPFNNRDGSSDDDNDDAGDSSNNTGSGDCIVN from the exons AGTCTTGTGCTGCAACTTGATCTCTACAAAAAGCTGGAAAAGCACAGAGGTTGCGTAAACACTGTTAGCTTTAATGCGCTTGGTGACATTCTTGTGTCAGGCTCAGATGATAGGATGGTTAAGCTGTGGGATTGGGAGGCTGGACGTGTCAAACTCTCTTTCCACTCAGGGCACACTAACAACGTTTTCCAAGCAAAGATCATGCCTTTCACAGATGACCGAAGCATTGTGACATGTGCTGCTGATGGGCAG GTGAGACATGCTAAGATACCAGAACATGGAAAAGTAGAGACAGTAATGCTTGGGAAGCATCAGGGAAGAGCTCATAAATTAGCTATTGAGCGTGGAAGTCCTCACATATTTTACACCTGTGGTGAAGATGGATTGGTCCAGCAT TTTGATCTGAGAACTGGAACTGCTACCGAGCTCTTCACATGCAAATCTTTCCATGATAAATCAAGATTGGATGGCATTGTCCATCTAAACACAATtgcaatggatccaagaaatccaaATTTCTTTGCTGTTGGGGGATCTGATGAATATGCAAGGATTTATGACATCCGCAAGTACAAGTGGGATGGATCAACTGATTTTGGTCAACCTGCAGATTCCTTCTGCCCCACACATCTGATCAGCAATAGGGAGGTGGGAATAACAGGCTTGTCCTTCTCCTATCAAAGTGAGCTTCTTGTTTCTTACAACGATGGGCATATCTATCTTTTCACGAGGGATATGGGGCTGGGACCTGATCCAATTGCAGCATCATCATTATCTGGAGATGGTGAAGCCACTGGACCAGAATCTGATTCAGTCTCCATAGCATCTCCATCGACGCAGAATTGTAATAAGAGATACATGCCCCAAGTCTATAGTGGGCATAAGAATTGTGATACGGTGAAGGGTGTTGGCTTCTTTGGCCCCAACTGTGACTATGTGGTGAGTGGATCTGACTGTGGTCGGATCTTCATTTGGAGGAAGAAAGATGGACAACTTCTACGTGCTATGGAAGGAGACAAGGAAGTTGTTAACTGTATTGAGCCGCACCCTCATGCTACCTTTCTTGCTAGTAGTGGTATTGATAAAGATGTCAAGATATGGATTCCCAAGGCCTCTGAACGATCTTCCCTGCCAGTGAACCTTGAACAG TTGAAACGTCCAAGAAGGCGCTTGCTGTATAGGATATCATCTCCTCAAGAGTTGATGTTTCAGATTTTGTCATTGCAAAGGCAGAGATCAAGACCAGattctgaagaagaagatagtgCACCAAGCAGGGAATTGTTAGAGCTTGTGATGCCCTTTAACAACCGTGATGGTTCAtctgatgatgataatgatgatgcaGGAGATTCCTCCAACAATACCGGCAGTGGGGACTGTATAGTTAACTGA
- the LOC122079800 gene encoding DDB1- and CUL4-associated factor 8-like isoform X2 produces MSLLGKRARTTSEKSVLWLHQREIGELLPRTFIHTAGASESLVLQLDLYKKLEKHRGCVNTVSFNALGDILVSGSDDRMVKLWDWEAGRVKLSFHSGHTNNVFQAKIMPFTDDRSIVTCAADGQVRHAKIPEHGKVETVMLGKHQGRAHKLAIERGSPHIFYTCGEDGLVQHFDLRTGTATELFTCKSFHDKSRLDGIVHLNTIAMDPRNPNFFAVGGSDEYARIYDIRKYKWDGSTDFGQPADSFCPTHLISNREVGITGLSFSYQSELLVSYNDGHIYLFTRDMGLGPDPIAASSLSGDGEATGPESDSVSIASPSTQNCNKRYMPQVYSGHKNCDTVKGVGFFGPNCDYVVSGSDCGRIFIWRKKDGQLLRAMEGDKEVVNCIEPHPHATFLASSGIDKDVKIWIPKASERSSLPVNLEQGQNIWTFVVHTIETGQIG; encoded by the exons AGTCTTGTGCTGCAACTTGATCTCTACAAAAAGCTGGAAAAGCACAGAGGTTGCGTAAACACTGTTAGCTTTAATGCGCTTGGTGACATTCTTGTGTCAGGCTCAGATGATAGGATGGTTAAGCTGTGGGATTGGGAGGCTGGACGTGTCAAACTCTCTTTCCACTCAGGGCACACTAACAACGTTTTCCAAGCAAAGATCATGCCTTTCACAGATGACCGAAGCATTGTGACATGTGCTGCTGATGGGCAG GTGAGACATGCTAAGATACCAGAACATGGAAAAGTAGAGACAGTAATGCTTGGGAAGCATCAGGGAAGAGCTCATAAATTAGCTATTGAGCGTGGAAGTCCTCACATATTTTACACCTGTGGTGAAGATGGATTGGTCCAGCAT TTTGATCTGAGAACTGGAACTGCTACCGAGCTCTTCACATGCAAATCTTTCCATGATAAATCAAGATTGGATGGCATTGTCCATCTAAACACAATtgcaatggatccaagaaatccaaATTTCTTTGCTGTTGGGGGATCTGATGAATATGCAAGGATTTATGACATCCGCAAGTACAAGTGGGATGGATCAACTGATTTTGGTCAACCTGCAGATTCCTTCTGCCCCACACATCTGATCAGCAATAGGGAGGTGGGAATAACAGGCTTGTCCTTCTCCTATCAAAGTGAGCTTCTTGTTTCTTACAACGATGGGCATATCTATCTTTTCACGAGGGATATGGGGCTGGGACCTGATCCAATTGCAGCATCATCATTATCTGGAGATGGTGAAGCCACTGGACCAGAATCTGATTCAGTCTCCATAGCATCTCCATCGACGCAGAATTGTAATAAGAGATACATGCCCCAAGTCTATAGTGGGCATAAGAATTGTGATACGGTGAAGGGTGTTGGCTTCTTTGGCCCCAACTGTGACTATGTGGTGAGTGGATCTGACTGTGGTCGGATCTTCATTTGGAGGAAGAAAGATGGACAACTTCTACGTGCTATGGAAGGAGACAAGGAAGTTGTTAACTGTATTGAGCCGCACCCTCATGCTACCTTTCTTGCTAGTAGTGGTATTGATAAAGATGTCAAGATATGGATTCCCAAGGCCTCTGAACGATCTTCCCTGCCAGTGAACCTTGAACAG GGACAGAATATTTGGACATTTGTGGTCCACACAATAGAGACTGGACAAATAGGATAA